The following are encoded together in the Streptomyces sp. NBC_01465 genome:
- a CDS encoding DMT family transporter codes for MSALALSVLLSLVSAVAYAAAAIMQERVAASAPSSQYAPLRRGVWWGAIALSGLGAALHVAALAYGPLSLVQPLGALTIVFALPMASLLVGRRAGSTAWRGAIMATVGLAGLLSLTGSADSDTLAGGDRVLLALVTTGGVVALFLAAQRMHRPVVRSVMLAAAAGVAFGVASVFTKTVAVDFTSHSPTAEWPSLLTIAGLAGAGVLLSQASYRGAGLAAPLATVTVVNPVLAAAIGLTLFGEHFRYGTTGTLLALGCGVVAAGGLILLTTERLHTAPSRKVAESAPAIPAQRGPSEDRTETGGSGQTVTPPALR; via the coding sequence ATGAGTGCCCTTGCGTTGTCCGTGCTTCTCTCGCTGGTCTCCGCTGTCGCCTACGCGGCAGCGGCGATCATGCAGGAGCGCGTCGCCGCGTCCGCACCGAGCAGTCAGTACGCACCGCTGCGCCGCGGCGTCTGGTGGGGCGCGATCGCACTGAGCGGTCTCGGTGCGGCGCTGCATGTCGCGGCTCTGGCGTACGGTCCGCTGAGCCTGGTGCAGCCGCTCGGTGCGCTGACGATCGTCTTCGCGCTGCCGATGGCCTCGCTGCTGGTCGGGCGCAGGGCGGGGTCCACCGCCTGGCGCGGGGCGATCATGGCGACCGTCGGTCTCGCCGGTCTGCTCTCGCTGACGGGTTCCGCCGACTCCGACACCCTGGCGGGCGGCGACCGGGTGCTGCTGGCGCTGGTGACCACCGGCGGGGTCGTCGCGCTCTTCCTGGCGGCGCAGCGGATGCACCGTCCTGTCGTACGCAGCGTGATGCTGGCCGCGGCCGCGGGGGTCGCGTTCGGTGTCGCGTCGGTGTTCACCAAGACCGTGGCCGTGGACTTCACTTCGCACTCCCCGACCGCCGAGTGGCCGAGTCTGCTGACGATCGCGGGACTGGCCGGCGCCGGGGTGCTGCTCTCCCAGGCCTCGTACCGCGGCGCCGGTCTCGCCGCACCGCTGGCGACCGTCACGGTGGTCAACCCCGTGCTCGCGGCGGCGATCGGGCTGACCCTCTTCGGGGAGCACTTCCGGTACGGGACCACCGGCACGCTGCTGGCCCTGGGCTGTGGGGTCGTCGCGGCGGGCGGGCTGATCCTGCTCACCACGGAGCGTCTGCACACGGCGCCGAGCCGCAAGGTCGCCGAGTCGGCGCCCGCGATCCCCGCGCAGCGCGGGCCGTCCGAGGACAGGACCGAGACCGGCGGGAGCGGTCAGACGGTGACTCCGCCCGCCCTGAGGTAG
- a CDS encoding carbonic anhydrase, giving the protein MRSRTRRSFLALTAAASAPVPAALPAHAAPAADHPSSAARALARLRAGNRRYAALRARHPRQDEERRRTVALSQRPFAVVLGCIDSRVPPELVFDVGLGDLLCVRTAGPSLDEAALGSLQFGVEELGVRLVVVLGHERCGAISATVELARTGTTVPGHLARVVDEIAPAVCSARAAGGDWVENAVRAHVARVGRTLAGDPAFSQAAVVGARFDLDTGRISFSPF; this is encoded by the coding sequence GTGAGATCCCGCACCCGCAGATCGTTTCTCGCCCTGACCGCCGCCGCCTCCGCACCCGTTCCCGCAGCGCTCCCCGCGCATGCGGCCCCGGCCGCCGACCACCCCTCGTCCGCAGCCCGGGCCCTGGCCAGACTGCGTGCCGGAAACCGCCGGTACGCCGCGCTCCGCGCCCGCCATCCCCGTCAGGACGAGGAGCGGCGCCGTACGGTGGCCCTCTCCCAGCGCCCCTTCGCCGTTGTCCTCGGCTGCATCGACTCCCGCGTCCCGCCGGAACTGGTCTTCGACGTCGGCCTCGGCGATCTCCTCTGCGTACGCACCGCGGGCCCCTCCCTCGACGAAGCCGCCCTCGGCTCACTGCAGTTCGGGGTGGAGGAACTGGGGGTGCGCCTGGTGGTGGTGCTGGGGCACGAGCGGTGCGGCGCGATCTCCGCGACGGTGGAGCTCGCACGGACCGGCACCACGGTCCCCGGCCATCTGGCGCGCGTGGTCGACGAGATCGCCCCTGCGGTCTGTTCGGCGCGAGCGGCGGGCGGGGACTGGGTGGAGAACGCGGTGCGCGCCCATGTGGCCCGGGTCGGCCGCACGCTGGCCGGAGATCCGGCCTTCTCGCAGGCCGCGGTGGTCGGAGCCCGCTTCGACCTCGACACGGGGAGGATCTCGTTCTCCCCCTTCTGA
- the glgA gene encoding glycogen synthase → MKVGLLTREYPPDVYGGAGVHVEFLARELRALTDLEVHSWGDGASDGLVRHRPCEGLEGANDALRTFSVDLSIAAALEGRELVHSHTWYANLAGHLAKLLYGVPHVMTAHSLEPLRPWKAEQLGGGYALSGWAERTAIESADAVIAVSHGMRTDILGCYPQLDPARVRVVHNGIDTRLYRPAPGVDVLHRVGIDPDRPFVLFVGRITRQKGVPHLLRAAHRLDPAAQLVLCAGAPDTPEIEREFRTLVDELGRTRDGVHWISDMLPRPDVIQLLSRAAVFVCPSVYEPLGIVNLEAMACGTAVVASAVGGIPEVVADGRTGVLVPYGGDDPEAFEAGLADALNGVLADRSAAQRMGDAGRERAVREFGWDMVARRTLEVYEEIVKSQS, encoded by the coding sequence GTGAAAGTGGGGCTGCTGACCCGCGAGTACCCGCCGGACGTCTACGGCGGGGCCGGCGTCCATGTCGAGTTCCTCGCCCGCGAACTGCGCGCCCTCACCGACCTCGAAGTCCACTCCTGGGGCGACGGCGCATCCGACGGACTGGTGCGCCACCGGCCCTGCGAGGGCCTCGAAGGAGCCAACGACGCGCTGCGCACCTTCTCCGTGGACCTCTCCATCGCGGCCGCGCTCGAAGGGCGCGAACTGGTCCACTCCCACACCTGGTACGCCAACCTCGCCGGCCACCTCGCCAAGCTGCTCTACGGCGTCCCCCATGTGATGACGGCCCACTCCCTGGAGCCCCTGCGCCCCTGGAAGGCCGAACAACTGGGAGGCGGCTACGCGCTGTCCGGCTGGGCGGAGCGCACCGCCATCGAGTCCGCCGACGCGGTCATCGCCGTCTCCCACGGGATGCGCACCGACATCCTCGGCTGCTATCCGCAGCTCGACCCGGCCAGGGTGCGCGTCGTCCACAACGGCATCGACACCCGCCTGTACCGGCCGGCCCCCGGCGTCGACGTACTGCACCGCGTCGGCATCGACCCCGACCGCCCCTTCGTCCTCTTCGTCGGCCGCATCACCCGCCAGAAGGGCGTCCCGCACCTCCTGCGCGCCGCGCACCGCCTCGATCCGGCGGCGCAGCTGGTGCTCTGTGCCGGGGCTCCCGACACCCCGGAGATCGAGCGGGAGTTCCGTACGCTCGTCGACGAACTGGGCCGCACCCGCGACGGAGTCCACTGGATCTCCGACATGCTGCCGCGCCCCGATGTCATCCAACTCCTCAGCAGGGCAGCGGTGTTCGTCTGCCCCTCGGTGTACGAGCCGCTGGGCATCGTCAATCTGGAGGCGATGGCCTGCGGCACCGCCGTCGTCGCCTCGGCGGTCGGCGGCATCCCCGAGGTCGTCGCCGACGGGCGCACCGGTGTGCTCGTACCGTACGGAGGCGACGACCCGGAGGCCTTCGAGGCGGGGCTTGCCGACGCGCTCAACGGGGTACTCGCCGACCGTTCGGCGGCGCAGCGGATGGGCGACGCGGGGCGTGAGCGGGCGGTGCGTGAGTTCGGCTGGGACATGGTCGCGCGGCGCACGCTCGAGGTGTACGAGGAGATCGTCAAGTCGCAGTCGTAG
- the glgC gene encoding glucose-1-phosphate adenylyltransferase, producing the protein MRGGPSVLGIVLAGGEGKRLLPLTADRAKPAVTFGGTYRLVDFVLSNLVNADILRICVLTQYKSHSLDRHVTTTWRMSSLLGNYVTPVPAQQRLGPRWYLGSADAILQSLNLVHDEQPDYIAVFGADHVYRMDARQMLERHIESGAGVTVAGIKVPRAEASSFGIITPASDGMRVERFLEKPVDPPGLPGNRDQVFASMGNYLFSTKVLVDALHQDSEDENSVHDMGGSILPMLTERGVAQVYDFDDNHVPGETPREHGYWRDVGSLDSYYEAHMDLISEQPLFSLYNRRWPMYTHAGPQAPARFVSGGIAGESIVSAGCVIRGQVTGSVLSPGVVVEQGAVVQGSVLHHGVRVGRGAVVRNAILDKNVDVPPGATIGVNPERDEELYTVSKNGVIALGKGQPVS; encoded by the coding sequence ATGCGGGGTGGACCTTCGGTGCTCGGGATCGTACTGGCGGGAGGAGAGGGCAAGCGGCTGTTACCGCTCACCGCGGACCGGGCGAAGCCCGCGGTGACGTTCGGCGGGACCTACCGGCTCGTCGACTTCGTCCTGTCGAACCTCGTCAACGCCGACATCCTGCGGATCTGTGTGCTGACCCAGTACAAGTCGCACTCACTGGACCGGCATGTCACCACCACCTGGCGGATGTCCAGCCTGCTGGGCAACTACGTCACCCCGGTCCCGGCCCAGCAGCGGCTCGGCCCGCGCTGGTATCTGGGGAGCGCGGACGCGATCCTGCAGTCCCTCAACCTCGTCCACGACGAACAGCCCGATTACATCGCGGTGTTCGGCGCCGACCATGTCTACCGCATGGACGCCCGGCAGATGCTGGAGCGCCACATCGAGAGCGGCGCGGGCGTCACGGTCGCCGGCATCAAGGTCCCGCGCGCCGAGGCATCGTCCTTCGGCATCATCACCCCAGCGTCGGACGGCATGCGCGTGGAACGTTTCCTGGAGAAGCCCGTTGATCCGCCGGGGCTCCCCGGAAACCGCGACCAGGTGTTCGCCTCCATGGGCAACTACCTCTTCTCCACCAAGGTCCTGGTCGACGCCCTTCACCAGGACTCCGAGGACGAGAACTCCGTCCACGACATGGGCGGTTCCATCCTGCCGATGCTCACCGAGCGCGGTGTGGCGCAGGTCTACGACTTCGACGACAACCACGTGCCGGGGGAGACCCCGCGCGAGCACGGCTACTGGCGTGACGTCGGCTCCCTCGACAGCTACTACGAGGCCCATATGGACCTCATCTCGGAGCAGCCGCTGTTCAGCCTCTACAACCGCCGCTGGCCCATGTACACCCACGCGGGACCGCAGGCCCCGGCGCGCTTCGTCTCCGGCGGCATCGCGGGCGAGTCGATCGTCAGCGCGGGCTGCGTCATTCGCGGCCAGGTCACGGGATCCGTGCTCTCGCCCGGCGTCGTCGTCGAGCAGGGCGCCGTCGTGCAGGGCTCCGTACTGCACCACGGGGTGCGCGTCGGCAGAGGCGCGGTCGTACGGAACGCGATCCTCGACAAGAACGTCGACGTCCCGCCCGGGGCGACGATAGGCGTCAACCCCGAACGGGACGAGGAGCTCTACACCGTCTCCAAGAACGGTGTCATCGCGCTCGGCAAGGGCCAGCCGGTGTCATAG
- a CDS encoding ABC transporter permease, producing the protein MDADRPGRGDRARCVRRTGTREAVTAVQTVEAEKPAADEEPIGSGRTERLSALAQQHGALVTLVVAVIVASLSFGSFPTTTNFSNMALSSAFPAVIALGMTFVIITGGIDLSVGSLFALGGVLAAWGSQYGTAVALLLPLAVCGLIGLVNGLLISRARLAPFIVTLASLLAARGILLAITDEGATTYLVDKDSVFARIGQDKLLGIGVPVWITVVLFVLGAVVLRRTRFGQYVYAVGGNEDAAALMGAPVARTKTSVYTLSGLCAGLAGALNAAWLMSGVTILGTGMELDAISAVVIGGTLLSGGFGFISGSLVGVLLLKVIQNVINQIGSLDSAYQQVVSGAFLAVVVIAQTWLGRRRRML; encoded by the coding sequence ATGGACGCAGATCGCCCAGGCCGTGGTGATCGTGCTCGCTGTGTACGTCGCACGGGAACGAGGGAAGCGGTGACCGCCGTGCAGACCGTGGAGGCCGAGAAGCCCGCCGCAGACGAGGAGCCGATCGGCTCCGGCCGGACCGAGCGGCTCAGTGCGCTCGCACAGCAGCACGGGGCGCTGGTCACGCTCGTCGTGGCGGTGATCGTCGCCTCGCTCTCCTTCGGCTCCTTCCCGACCACCACCAACTTCTCCAACATGGCGCTCTCTTCGGCCTTCCCGGCCGTCATCGCGCTCGGCATGACCTTCGTCATCATCACCGGCGGCATCGATCTCTCGGTCGGCTCGCTCTTCGCCCTCGGCGGTGTGCTGGCCGCCTGGGGTTCGCAGTACGGGACAGCCGTGGCACTCCTGCTGCCGCTGGCCGTCTGCGGACTGATCGGCCTGGTCAACGGGTTGCTGATCTCCCGGGCGCGGCTCGCGCCGTTCATCGTGACGCTGGCCTCGCTCCTCGCCGCGCGCGGCATCCTGCTCGCGATCACCGACGAGGGCGCGACCACCTACCTGGTCGACAAGGACTCCGTCTTCGCCCGCATCGGCCAGGACAAGCTCCTGGGCATCGGCGTTCCGGTCTGGATCACCGTCGTGCTCTTCGTGCTCGGCGCGGTGGTGCTGCGGCGGACCCGCTTCGGCCAGTACGTGTACGCGGTCGGCGGCAACGAGGACGCGGCGGCGCTGATGGGCGCCCCCGTCGCCCGTACGAAAACCTCCGTCTACACACTGTCCGGGCTCTGCGCCGGACTGGCCGGCGCGCTCAACGCCGCCTGGCTGATGTCCGGTGTCACGATCCTCGGCACAGGCATGGAACTGGACGCGATCTCGGCCGTGGTGATCGGCGGCACCCTGCTGTCGGGGGGCTTCGGCTTCATCAGCGGCTCGCTCGTCGGCGTACTCCTCCTGAAGGTCATCCAGAACGTCATCAACCAGATCGGCTCGCTCGACTCGGCCTACCAGCAGGTCGTCAGCGGCGCCTTCCTGGCCGTCGTCGTCATCGCCCAGACGTGGCTGGGCCGCAGGCGCCGGATGCTATGA
- a CDS encoding ABC transporter permease, translated as MTELALRRESLDRQRLLTLLQEYGVYVGVAVLILANIAFTPLFLSTENFRTQAVQVAPVIIVALGMALAIGSEGVDLSVGSVMALSTSLLSLYLGYGVWVALIVAVIGGAVVGVANGALIAFIGVQPIVATLALMVAGRGIAQVLLPQLKDIRDPSMASLGSGALLGIPYLVLIAAALALAVAFTVRRTTFGRQLLAIGDSRPAAQLAGLPVRRVLILVYVVSGVLAALAGVLASARLTASDPTSLGTLMELSAITAVVVGGTPLSGGRIRIGGTVAGAVLIQLLTATLIKHNVPTSWTQIAQAVVIVLAVYVARERGKR; from the coding sequence ATGACTGAACTGGCACTGCGTCGCGAATCGCTCGACAGGCAAAGGCTGCTGACGCTCCTTCAGGAGTACGGCGTGTACGTGGGCGTGGCCGTCCTCATCCTCGCCAACATCGCGTTCACTCCGCTCTTCCTGTCCACCGAGAACTTCCGCACCCAGGCCGTCCAGGTCGCCCCGGTCATCATCGTGGCGCTCGGCATGGCGCTGGCCATCGGCAGCGAGGGGGTCGACCTCTCGGTCGGCTCCGTGATGGCGCTCTCCACCTCCCTGCTCTCCCTCTATCTGGGGTACGGGGTGTGGGTCGCGCTGATCGTGGCCGTGATCGGCGGCGCCGTGGTCGGCGTGGCCAACGGGGCCCTGATCGCCTTCATCGGCGTGCAGCCCATCGTGGCCACGCTGGCGCTGATGGTCGCGGGCCGGGGCATCGCCCAAGTACTGCTGCCCCAGCTCAAGGACATCCGGGACCCGTCCATGGCCTCGCTCGGTTCGGGGGCGCTGCTCGGGATCCCGTATCTGGTGCTGATCGCGGCGGCGCTCGCCCTGGCCGTGGCCTTCACCGTCCGCCGTACGACCTTCGGACGGCAGTTGCTGGCCATCGGCGACAGCAGGCCGGCCGCCCAGCTCGCGGGGCTTCCCGTGCGCCGGGTGCTGATCCTGGTGTACGTCGTCTCCGGTGTACTGGCGGCCCTGGCGGGTGTCCTGGCTTCGGCACGCCTCACGGCGAGCGACCCGACGTCTCTGGGCACGCTCATGGAACTCTCGGCGATCACCGCTGTGGTCGTCGGCGGCACACCACTGAGCGGCGGCCGGATCCGCATCGGCGGAACGGTGGCGGGCGCCGTCCTCATCCAGCTGCTCACCGCCACACTCATCAAGCACAATGTGCCGACCTCATGGACGCAGATCGCCCAGGCCGTGGTGATCGTGCTCGCTGTGTACGTCGCACGGGAACGAGGGAAGCGGTGA
- a CDS encoding sugar ABC transporter ATP-binding protein has translation MLSVSGLTKVFPGARALDGVDFTAEPGEVHALIGENGAGKSTLIKVLTGVYRPDEGEVTYQGEPVRFATPLDAQHAGISTIYQEVNLVPLMSVARNLFLGREPRGRFGLIDFRRMHREADEALRALGVRVDVRRPLRSLGIGAQQMVALARAVSVDARVVIMDEPTSSLEPREVQTLFGVIRMLRGRGIAVIFVSHRLDELYEICDAVTVLRDGKVVHTGRIKGLDRLKLVSLMLGREMSEVRSEGLTKFTGDHDTGDEPVLQATGLTVRHTLHDVSLTVRPGEVVGLGGLLGSGRSETAKAIAGALPPDAGRVSVSGVAVRTGSTPAAIRAGISLLPEDRKAEGIVPGLSVRENIALAALPGLSRFGLVDEKRIDRIVETFMKRLRIKASGPHQKVGELSGGNQQKVLLARWLAMQPKVLLLDEPTRGIDVGAKAEVQSLIDELAEDGLGVLLISSDPEELIEGSDRVVVLKDGAVVAELTGDGVTEDALLRAIATQGGHDD, from the coding sequence GTGCTCTCCGTCTCCGGCCTGACCAAGGTCTTCCCCGGCGCCCGCGCCCTCGACGGGGTCGACTTCACCGCCGAGCCCGGTGAGGTCCACGCCCTGATCGGGGAGAACGGCGCCGGGAAGTCCACCCTCATCAAGGTGCTGACCGGCGTCTACCGCCCGGACGAGGGCGAAGTGACGTACCAGGGCGAGCCGGTGCGCTTCGCCACCCCGCTCGACGCCCAGCACGCGGGAATCTCCACCATCTACCAGGAGGTGAACCTGGTCCCGCTGATGAGCGTGGCCCGCAACCTCTTCCTGGGCCGCGAACCGCGCGGCAGGTTCGGCCTCATCGACTTCCGCCGGATGCACCGCGAGGCGGACGAGGCGCTGCGCGCGCTGGGTGTACGGGTCGATGTGCGCAGGCCGCTGCGTTCGCTGGGCATCGGGGCGCAGCAGATGGTGGCGCTCGCCCGCGCGGTGTCGGTCGACGCCCGCGTCGTCATCATGGACGAGCCGACCTCGTCCCTGGAACCGCGCGAGGTGCAGACCCTGTTCGGGGTGATCCGGATGCTGCGCGGGCGCGGCATCGCGGTGATCTTCGTCAGTCACCGGCTGGACGAGCTGTACGAGATCTGCGACGCGGTGACCGTGCTGCGCGACGGCAAGGTCGTGCACACGGGCCGCATCAAGGGCCTCGACCGGCTGAAGCTGGTCTCGCTGATGCTCGGCCGGGAGATGAGCGAGGTACGGAGCGAGGGGCTCACCAAGTTCACCGGGGACCACGACACGGGCGACGAACCCGTACTGCAGGCAACAGGATTGACGGTACGTCACACACTGCACGACGTGTCGCTGACGGTCCGTCCCGGCGAGGTGGTCGGACTCGGCGGGCTCCTCGGTTCGGGGCGCAGCGAGACCGCCAAGGCGATCGCGGGAGCGCTGCCGCCCGACGCGGGCAGGGTGTCCGTCTCGGGTGTCGCGGTCCGTACCGGCTCCACCCCCGCGGCGATCAGGGCCGGCATCAGCCTGCTCCCCGAGGACCGCAAGGCCGAGGGCATTGTTCCGGGGCTTTCGGTACGCGAGAACATCGCGCTGGCCGCGCTGCCCGGACTCTCCCGCTTCGGACTCGTGGACGAGAAACGCATCGACCGGATCGTGGAGACCTTCATGAAACGCCTCCGCATCAAGGCGTCGGGCCCGCACCAGAAAGTGGGTGAACTCTCCGGCGGAAACCAGCAGAAGGTCCTGCTGGCCCGCTGGCTGGCGATGCAGCCCAAGGTACTGCTGCTCGACGAGCCGACCCGGGGCATCGACGTCGGGGCGAAGGCCGAGGTGCAGAGCCTCATCGACGAACTCGCCGAGGACGGCCTGGGCGTACTGCTGATCTCCTCCGACCCCGAGGAACTGATCGAGGGATCGGACCGCGTGGTCGTACTCAAGGACGGAGCCGTGGTGGCCGAACTCACCGGCGACGGTGTCACCGAGGACGCGCTGCTCCGGGCGATCGCCACGCAGGGAGGACACGATGACTGA
- a CDS encoding ABC transporter substrate-binding protein, with amino-acid sequence MKPTALRRRTTTRTLVATGLAASLALAAGCAKSEDSGSKTPTASDTADAGQKVATPTAGDAKTCTIDQFGGSKIDLKGATIGFSQSEKEANPFRIAETASIKAEAQKRGLKLLTANAQSQFSKQISDVQDLMAKGANLLVIAPLNSDGWGPVFSSAAAKHIPIITIDRKINATACKDYVSFIGSDFISQGKRAADQMITATGGKGEIAILLGAAGNNVTTERTKGFKDEIAAKAPGLKVVFEQTGEFAREKGQSVTEQLIQSKPGITGIYAENDEMGLGAVNALKGAGKKAGAVKIVTVDGTRNAVQGIVDGWISGVVESNPRFGPLAFQTLDDFTKGQKVSQNIVIQDSEYSKDNAKSDLGKAF; translated from the coding sequence ATGAAGCCGACCGCTCTTCGTCGACGCACCACCACCAGGACCCTCGTGGCCACCGGCCTCGCCGCCAGTCTCGCGCTGGCGGCGGGGTGCGCCAAGTCCGAGGACTCCGGCTCCAAGACTCCGACCGCATCGGACACCGCCGATGCGGGCCAGAAGGTCGCCACGCCCACCGCAGGCGATGCGAAGACCTGCACCATCGACCAGTTCGGCGGCTCCAAGATCGACCTCAAGGGAGCCACGATCGGCTTCTCGCAGTCCGAGAAGGAGGCCAACCCCTTCCGGATCGCCGAGACCGCGTCGATCAAGGCCGAAGCGCAGAAGCGCGGCCTGAAGTTGCTCACCGCCAACGCCCAGTCGCAGTTCTCCAAGCAGATCAGCGACGTCCAGGACCTGATGGCCAAGGGTGCGAACCTGCTGGTCATCGCCCCGCTCAACTCCGACGGCTGGGGGCCGGTGTTCAGCAGCGCCGCTGCCAAGCACATCCCGATCATCACGATCGACCGCAAGATCAACGCCACTGCCTGCAAGGACTACGTGAGCTTCATCGGCTCGGACTTCATCTCGCAGGGCAAGCGCGCGGCGGACCAGATGATCACGGCCACCGGCGGCAAGGGCGAGATAGCCATCCTGCTGGGCGCCGCGGGCAACAACGTCACCACCGAGCGCACCAAGGGATTCAAGGACGAGATCGCCGCGAAGGCCCCGGGCCTGAAGGTCGTCTTCGAGCAGACCGGTGAATTCGCCCGCGAGAAGGGCCAGTCGGTCACCGAGCAGCTCATCCAGTCCAAGCCCGGCATCACCGGGATCTACGCCGAGAACGACGAGATGGGACTCGGCGCGGTCAACGCCCTCAAGGGCGCGGGCAAGAAGGCCGGCGCCGTCAAGATCGTGACGGTGGACGGCACCCGCAACGCCGTCCAGGGGATCGTGGACGGCTGGATCAGCGGCGTCGTCGAGTCCAACCCGCGGTTCGGTCCGCTGGCCTTCCAGACCCTCGACGACTTCACCAAGGGCCAGAAGGTCTCCCAGAACATCGTGATCCAGGACTCCGAGTACTCGAAGGACAACGCCAAGAGCGACCTGGGCAAGGCGTTCTGA
- a CDS encoding LacI family DNA-binding transcriptional regulator — translation MGVSLKDVAEHAGVSIKTVSNVVNNYQHVTPAMRAKVQAAIDELGYVPNLTARHLRKGRTGILALAVPELGNPYFAELAGAVVDAAAEHDYTVLLDHTRGERAREILVSQGFRARVIDGLILSPIELEAEDLRSRDHDAPLVLLGEREYDLPFDHIAIDNVAASRLAVRHLIGLGRTRIAFLGARTDRSNRPAHLRLHGWREELTAAGLPAPDSLVAPTSGWDRGDGAEAMARLLESGQRPDAVFAYNDLVAIGAMRVLSERGLRVPWDVAVVGFDDIAEGRFGAVTLTTISPDKQSIARLAVESVLRRLEAPGPLGGRELAAEFRLVERESTLGRR, via the coding sequence GTGGGGGTCAGCCTCAAGGACGTCGCCGAGCACGCGGGCGTCTCGATCAAGACCGTCTCGAACGTCGTGAACAACTACCAGCACGTCACGCCGGCCATGCGCGCCAAGGTCCAGGCGGCGATCGACGAGCTCGGTTACGTACCGAACCTGACCGCCCGCCACCTGCGAAAAGGCCGCACCGGCATCCTCGCGCTCGCCGTCCCCGAGCTCGGCAACCCCTACTTCGCGGAGCTGGCCGGCGCCGTCGTCGACGCGGCCGCCGAGCACGACTACACCGTGCTGCTCGACCACACCCGGGGCGAGCGGGCCCGCGAGATCCTGGTGAGCCAGGGCTTCCGGGCCCGGGTGATCGACGGGCTGATTCTCAGCCCGATCGAGCTGGAGGCGGAGGATCTGCGCAGCCGCGACCACGACGCACCGCTGGTGCTGCTCGGCGAGCGGGAGTACGACCTGCCCTTCGACCACATCGCCATCGACAACGTGGCCGCCTCCCGGCTCGCCGTACGGCACCTGATCGGCCTCGGCCGCACCCGGATCGCCTTCCTCGGCGCACGCACCGACCGGAGCAACCGCCCGGCCCATCTGCGCCTGCACGGCTGGCGCGAGGAGCTGACGGCTGCCGGGCTGCCCGCGCCGGACAGCCTCGTGGCTCCGACCAGCGGCTGGGACCGTGGGGACGGGGCGGAGGCGATGGCGCGGCTGCTGGAGTCGGGGCAGCGGCCCGACGCGGTGTTCGCGTACAACGACCTGGTCGCGATCGGTGCGATGCGGGTGCTCTCGGAGCGGGGGCTGCGGGTGCCGTGGGACGTGGCGGTGGTGGGTTTCGACGACATCGCCGAGGGGCGGTTCGGGGCGGTGACGCTCACCACGATCTCGCCCGACAAGCAGTCGATCGCGCGTCTCGCCGTCGAGTCCGTACTGCGCCGCCTGGAGGCCCCGGGACCGCTCGGCGGACGTGAACTGGCCGCCGAATTCAGGCTGGTGGAACGGGAGAGCACGCTGGGGCGACGCTGA